A DNA window from Nocardioides palaemonis contains the following coding sequences:
- a CDS encoding zinc-binding dehydrogenase yields MFAVYAESFSSDDPLSGLVVGERPDPEVPDGWATVTVKAASLNHHDLWSLRGVGLREESLPMILGCDAAGLDEDGNEVVVHAVIGDPSWGGDETYDPKRSLLSEKHQGTFAEKVVVPRRNLVPKPASLSFEEAACLPTAWLTAYRMLFTQGRLTPGETVLVQGAGGGVATALIVLGRAAGLRVLATSRDEGKRARAVELGAHEAYESGARLPVKVDAVMETVGRATWSHSIRSLRPGGRIVISGTTSGPKLDDAELTRIFFLQLSVIGSTMGTRHELDGLVKFLDATGTRPLVDRTLPMEQAHDGFAAMAEGDVFGKIVFTR; encoded by the coding sequence ATGTTCGCCGTCTACGCCGAGTCCTTCTCCTCCGACGACCCGCTGAGCGGCCTGGTGGTGGGGGAGCGCCCCGACCCCGAGGTGCCGGACGGCTGGGCGACGGTGACCGTGAAGGCGGCCAGCCTCAACCACCACGACCTCTGGTCCCTGCGCGGCGTCGGTCTGCGCGAGGAGTCGCTGCCGATGATCCTCGGCTGCGACGCGGCCGGGCTCGACGAGGACGGCAACGAGGTCGTCGTCCACGCCGTCATCGGCGACCCGTCGTGGGGCGGCGACGAGACCTACGACCCGAAGCGCTCGCTGCTGTCGGAGAAGCACCAGGGCACCTTCGCCGAGAAGGTCGTCGTGCCCCGGCGCAACCTCGTGCCGAAGCCCGCGTCCCTGTCGTTCGAGGAGGCGGCCTGCCTCCCGACCGCGTGGCTCACGGCCTACCGGATGCTCTTCACCCAGGGCCGGCTCACGCCGGGCGAGACCGTGCTGGTGCAGGGCGCCGGCGGCGGTGTCGCCACCGCGTTGATCGTCCTCGGGCGCGCCGCCGGCCTCCGGGTGCTGGCCACCAGTCGCGACGAGGGCAAGCGGGCGCGTGCGGTCGAGCTCGGCGCGCACGAGGCGTACGAGTCGGGCGCCCGGCTGCCGGTCAAGGTCGACGCGGTGATGGAGACCGTCGGCCGTGCGACGTGGAGCCACTCGATCCGCTCGCTGCGCCCGGGTGGCCGGATCGTCATCAGCGGCACCACGTCGGGCCCGAAGCTCGACGACGCCGAGCTGACCCGCATCTTCTTCCTCCAGCTCTCCGTCATCGGCTCCACGATGGGCACCCGCCACGAGCTCGACGGCCTGGTGAAGTTCCTCGACGCCACCGGCACCCGCCCGCTGGTCGACCGGACCCTGCCGATGGAGCAGGCCCACGACGGCTTCGCCGCGATGGCCGAGGGCGACGTCTTCGGCAAGATCGTGTTCACCCGGTGA
- a CDS encoding DUF1801 domain-containing protein, producing the protein MTGRAHPGVDAYIEPLPDWQRSICEELREIVWAVDPDIEETIKRTVQPYFVLEGNVCALLATKDHVNLFLYDPTVSDPMGVINQGHGNATGRAIQVYEHDEIDRDAVSAILAEIVDHNRRGGWRRLAKQ; encoded by the coding sequence GTGACCGGACGCGCACATCCCGGGGTCGACGCCTACATCGAGCCGCTGCCCGACTGGCAGCGGTCGATCTGCGAGGAGCTGCGGGAGATCGTCTGGGCCGTCGACCCCGACATCGAGGAGACGATCAAACGGACGGTGCAGCCGTACTTCGTGCTCGAGGGCAACGTCTGCGCGCTGCTGGCGACCAAGGACCACGTCAACCTGTTCCTCTACGACCCCACCGTCAGCGACCCCATGGGGGTCATCAACCAGGGCCACGGCAACGCGACGGGCCGCGCGATCCAGGTCTACGAGCACGACGAGATCGACCGCGACGCGGTGAGCGCGATCCTGGCCGAGATCGTCGACCACAACCGTCGCGGCGGGTGGCGCCGGCTCGCGAAGCAGTAG
- a CDS encoding alpha-amylase family glycosyl hydrolase → MAGDWLADAVVYEIYPQSFADSDGDGVGDLRGVIDHLDHVASLGVDTIWFNPCFDSPFVDAGYDVADYLRVAPRYGTNDDLVELVDAARERGIRVLLDLVAGHTSIEHPWFQAELHADGPSPEGDRYVWCEELPAWAWGSDIPGTPAWVRSPGPRPGWYLKNFYDEQPALNFGWTETPADEPWRDGVDDPGPRRNKEALREILDFWLSRGVAGFRVDMAFSLVKDASGKNAGAVAAAQVWRDLQEWLATTHPEAVLVPEGSEPRTGGASGFDADFMLVIFAEHASLFDNGGAGVLPFQPPGEPFFHADGRGSTRTFLDGWAAVKADDPARPVLLATADHDFSRLRTDPRTPEELGAALTFLLTWGSVPSIYYGDEIGMRYLPGMPDKEGSICNPGYNRSGCRTPMQWDDSPNAGFSTAAPDDLYLPIDPDPDRPTVAAQERDPGSTLHLVRRLVALRRSTPALGGRAPTTVLHQGYPFTWRRGDSHVVVVNPRREPASVDLPGLDGATVLLGQGVEVSSSGLRVEGFGYGVLEL, encoded by the coding sequence ATGGCTGGAGACTGGTTGGCCGACGCGGTCGTCTACGAGATCTACCCGCAGTCCTTCGCGGACTCCGACGGCGACGGGGTCGGCGACCTGCGCGGGGTGATCGACCACCTCGACCACGTCGCCTCCCTCGGCGTCGACACGATCTGGTTCAACCCGTGCTTCGACTCGCCCTTCGTCGACGCGGGCTACGACGTGGCCGACTACCTCCGCGTCGCCCCGCGCTACGGCACCAACGACGACCTCGTCGAGCTCGTCGACGCGGCGCGCGAGCGCGGGATCCGGGTCCTGCTGGACCTCGTCGCCGGCCACACCTCGATCGAGCACCCGTGGTTCCAGGCCGAGCTGCACGCCGACGGCCCGAGCCCGGAGGGCGACCGGTACGTCTGGTGCGAGGAGCTGCCGGCGTGGGCCTGGGGCTCCGACATCCCCGGCACGCCGGCGTGGGTGCGCTCGCCGGGGCCGCGGCCGGGCTGGTACCTCAAGAACTTCTACGACGAGCAGCCCGCGCTCAACTTCGGCTGGACCGAGACGCCGGCCGACGAGCCGTGGCGCGACGGCGTCGACGACCCCGGACCGCGGCGCAATAAGGAGGCGCTGCGCGAGATCCTGGACTTCTGGCTGAGCCGGGGCGTGGCCGGCTTCCGCGTCGACATGGCGTTCTCGCTCGTGAAGGACGCCAGCGGGAAGAACGCCGGAGCCGTGGCCGCAGCCCAGGTGTGGCGCGACCTCCAGGAGTGGCTGGCCACCACGCACCCGGAGGCGGTGCTGGTCCCGGAGGGTTCGGAGCCGAGGACGGGCGGCGCGTCGGGCTTCGACGCCGACTTCATGCTCGTCATCTTCGCCGAGCACGCGAGCCTGTTCGACAACGGCGGCGCCGGCGTGCTGCCGTTCCAGCCGCCGGGCGAGCCGTTCTTCCACGCCGACGGTCGCGGCTCGACGCGGACCTTCCTCGACGGATGGGCCGCGGTGAAGGCCGACGACCCGGCGCGGCCGGTGCTGCTGGCGACCGCCGACCACGACTTCAGCCGGCTGCGCACCGACCCGCGCACACCCGAGGAGCTCGGCGCGGCGCTGACCTTCCTGCTGACCTGGGGCTCGGTGCCGTCGATCTACTACGGCGACGAGATCGGCATGCGCTACCTCCCGGGGATGCCGGACAAGGAGGGCTCGATCTGCAACCCGGGCTACAACCGGTCGGGCTGCCGCACCCCGATGCAGTGGGACGACTCGCCCAACGCCGGGTTCTCGACCGCCGCGCCGGACGACCTCTATCTGCCGATCGACCCCGACCCGGACCGGCCGACCGTCGCCGCCCAGGAGCGGGACCCCGGGTCGACGCTGCACCTCGTACGCCGGCTGGTGGCGCTGCGGCGGTCGACGCCGGCGCTCGGCGGCCGCGCACCGACGACCGTCCTGCACCAGGGGTACCCGTTCACGTGGCGCCGCGGCGACTCGCACGTCGTTGTGGTCAACCCGCGCCGGGAGCCGGCGTCGGTGGACCTGCCCGGGCTCGACGGTGCCACGGTGCTGCTGGGGCAGGGCGTGGAGGTCTCGTCGTCGGGGCTGAGGGTCGAGGGGTTCGGCTACGGGGTGCTCGAGCTCTGA
- a CDS encoding D-arabinono-1,4-lactone oxidase, translating into MTWTNWVGNQSFSPAATAAPRDEEEVVRLVSSAARRGHHVRVAGAGHSFTPVVQSDGLLLDMNALRGVVGTDGAARRATALPATRIHDFYEPLWEAGLALRNQGDIDTQQIAGAVATGTHGSGVRHTSLSGAVRGVRLVTASGEVREIGEDQPHLLHAAQVSVGMLGVVTQLELEVTEAYRLREDVGLRAWDDVLDHWDQLVADHRHFGMFWLPTEESGALYNLDGHGARLQDQCYVKVYDEVGPDVADDDTVGHRVDRCYRIYPMVYDPNFHELEYFVALDRAPEALRAMRELMLRSLPDSIYPLEVRTVGPDEAYLSSQYQTPTVVISVSGTPGTDYWAYLRSVDALLADFDARVHWGKLHFLTRERLLDLYPRAEDFIAIRRELDPQGVFLNDHLRPLFE; encoded by the coding sequence ATGACGTGGACGAACTGGGTGGGCAACCAGAGCTTCTCCCCCGCCGCGACCGCCGCGCCGCGCGACGAGGAGGAGGTCGTCCGACTGGTCAGCAGCGCGGCCAGGCGAGGACACCACGTCCGGGTCGCCGGCGCCGGCCACTCGTTCACCCCCGTCGTGCAGTCCGACGGGCTGCTGCTCGACATGAACGCGCTGCGCGGCGTCGTCGGCACGGACGGCGCGGCCAGGCGTGCGACCGCGCTCCCCGCCACCCGGATCCACGACTTCTACGAGCCGCTGTGGGAGGCCGGGCTCGCGCTGCGCAACCAGGGCGACATCGACACCCAGCAGATCGCGGGCGCCGTCGCCACCGGCACGCACGGGTCGGGCGTACGCCACACCAGCCTGTCCGGGGCGGTGCGCGGCGTACGCCTCGTGACCGCGTCCGGTGAGGTGCGCGAGATCGGCGAGGACCAGCCCCACCTGCTGCACGCCGCGCAGGTGTCGGTCGGCATGCTCGGCGTCGTGACCCAGCTCGAGCTCGAGGTCACCGAGGCCTACCGGCTGCGCGAGGACGTCGGCCTCCGCGCGTGGGACGACGTCCTCGACCACTGGGACCAGCTGGTCGCCGACCACCGGCACTTCGGGATGTTCTGGCTGCCCACCGAGGAGTCGGGCGCGCTCTACAACCTCGACGGCCACGGCGCGCGGCTGCAGGACCAGTGCTACGTCAAGGTCTACGACGAGGTCGGTCCCGACGTCGCCGACGACGACACCGTCGGCCACCGCGTCGACCGGTGCTACCGGATCTACCCGATGGTCTACGACCCCAACTTCCACGAGCTGGAGTACTTCGTCGCCCTCGACCGCGCACCGGAGGCGTTGCGGGCGATGCGCGAGCTGATGCTGCGCAGCCTGCCTGATTCGATCTACCCGCTCGAGGTCCGCACCGTCGGGCCGGACGAGGCGTACCTGTCCTCGCAGTACCAGACACCCACCGTCGTCATCTCCGTGTCCGGCACTCCCGGCACCGACTACTGGGCCTACCTCCGCTCGGTCGACGCGCTCCTCGCCGACTTCGACGCGCGCGTCCACTGGGGCAAGCTCCACTTCCTCACCCGCGAGCGGCTGCTCGACCTCTACCCGCGGGCCGAGGACTTCATCGCGATCCGCCGCGAGCTCGACCCGCAGGGCGTGTTCCTCAACGACCACCTGCGGCCGCTGTTCGAGTGA
- a CDS encoding TetR family transcriptional regulator: MAEQGAAEPEEPESRAERKERTRRAILDAALALAADSNLAAISLRQVAKQVGVVPTAFYRHFGSLELLGLALVDESFRSLRLMLLDVWRHAPEYRDFIDGSLPIVAAHVRENRPHYAFIARERTAGPPRVREAIAREIEVITRELATDVARSGAAEQYSGEDITLLSDLIVSFVVTMAERLVEDPDAEERILADARTQLRMLLVGALNWRSR, from the coding sequence ATGGCTGAGCAGGGGGCGGCGGAGCCCGAGGAGCCGGAGTCCCGCGCCGAGCGCAAGGAGCGCACGCGTCGCGCGATCCTCGACGCGGCGCTCGCGCTGGCCGCCGACTCCAACCTCGCGGCGATCTCGCTGCGCCAGGTCGCCAAGCAGGTCGGGGTGGTGCCGACCGCGTTCTACCGCCACTTCGGGTCGCTGGAGCTGCTCGGCCTGGCGCTCGTCGACGAGAGCTTCCGCTCGCTGAGGCTGATGCTGCTCGACGTCTGGCGCCACGCCCCGGAGTACCGCGACTTCATCGACGGCTCGCTCCCGATCGTGGCCGCGCACGTCCGCGAGAACCGGCCGCACTACGCCTTCATCGCGCGCGAGCGCACCGCCGGACCGCCGCGGGTGAGGGAGGCGATCGCCCGCGAGATCGAGGTGATCACCCGCGAGCTCGCCACCGACGTCGCGCGCAGCGGCGCGGCCGAGCAGTACTCCGGCGAGGACATCACGCTGCTCTCGGACCTGATCGTGTCGTTCGTGGTGACGATGGCCGAGCGGCTGGTGGAGGACCCGGACGCCGAGGAGCGGATCCTCGCCGACGCGCGCACCCAGCTGCGGATGCTGCTGGTCGGTGCGCTCAACTGGCGCTCGCGCTGA
- a CDS encoding SDR family oxidoreductase, which produces MKHVLTGAGSGIGHALARRLTDRGDELVLLARSQARGAELGRTFPQAQVLVADLTDPGTLNGLGRLVDGGVDTLLHVAGVVDLGPVSSLRLAQWEEQLTVNLTAPAVLTRELLPHLRAARGTVVFVNSSAGLTANAEWSAYAASKFGLRALADALRAEEHEHGVRVSTVYPSRTATPMQERVHEQEGRDYDASQWISADTLVETIVHVIDLPADATIPDVTVRPGT; this is translated from the coding sequence GTGAAGCACGTCCTGACCGGCGCCGGGTCGGGCATCGGCCACGCCCTCGCCCGCCGGCTCACCGACCGCGGCGACGAGCTCGTGCTGCTCGCCCGCAGCCAGGCGCGCGGCGCCGAGCTGGGGCGTACGTTCCCGCAGGCGCAGGTCCTCGTCGCCGACCTGACCGACCCCGGCACCCTCAACGGGCTCGGCCGGCTGGTCGACGGGGGAGTCGACACGCTGCTGCACGTCGCCGGCGTCGTGGACCTCGGCCCGGTCTCCTCGCTGCGCCTCGCGCAGTGGGAGGAGCAGCTCACCGTCAACCTCACCGCGCCCGCGGTGCTGACCCGCGAGCTGCTCCCGCACCTGCGTGCGGCCCGCGGCACCGTCGTGTTCGTGAACTCCTCGGCCGGCCTCACCGCCAACGCCGAGTGGTCGGCGTACGCCGCGTCCAAGTTCGGCCTGCGCGCCCTCGCCGACGCGTTGCGTGCCGAGGAGCACGAGCACGGCGTGCGGGTGAGCACCGTCTACCCGAGCCGCACCGCCACCCCGATGCAGGAGAGGGTCCACGAGCAGGAGGGCCGCGACTACGACGCCTCGCAGTGGATCAGCGCCGACACCCTCGTCGAGACGATCGTCCACGTGATCGACCTGCCGGCCGACGCGACGATCCCGGACGTCACCGTCCGCCCGGGGACCTGA